One window of Macrococcus sp. 19Msa1099 genomic DNA carries:
- a CDS encoding alpha/beta hydrolase, with protein sequence MLYYKTYIKDKDAPWITFIHGAGGSSTIWFKQIRYFRKDFNILLVDLRGHGRSSEVIWKKEDSFKTLASEVVEVLDELGIQKTHIIGMSLGTIVSQTVANKYPERVISLVLGGAIISLDIRTKFLLMIGRLTKNLIPFMLLYKLFAWIIMPKKAHEESRLAFINEAKKMSQKQFVKWFSLTKLINPYLSHLQVATKTIPTLFIMGEEDYLFIPPVEKVVKENGNFSLEVIKDSGHVCNIDQPERFNDLSKTFINIHSANA encoded by the coding sequence ATGCTATATTATAAAACATATATAAAAGATAAAGACGCACCTTGGATTACATTTATTCATGGTGCAGGGGGAAGCTCGACGATTTGGTTTAAACAGATACGATACTTCAGAAAAGATTTTAACATATTACTCGTAGATCTTCGCGGACATGGACGTTCATCGGAAGTAATCTGGAAGAAGGAGGACTCATTTAAGACACTTGCCTCAGAAGTTGTCGAAGTACTGGATGAACTTGGTATCCAAAAGACACATATTATCGGAATGAGCTTGGGGACAATCGTTTCTCAAACAGTGGCGAACAAATATCCTGAACGAGTGATATCACTCGTGTTAGGAGGTGCGATTATATCGCTTGATATTCGTACGAAATTCTTGCTGATGATTGGACGACTAACAAAGAATCTTATTCCGTTTATGTTGCTATATAAACTGTTTGCATGGATTATTATGCCGAAGAAGGCTCATGAAGAATCACGTCTCGCTTTCATAAACGAAGCAAAGAAGATGAGTCAGAAGCAATTTGTGAAATGGTTTAGTTTGACGAAACTGATCAATCCTTATCTAAGTCATCTGCAAGTCGCAACGAAGACCATACCGACATTGTTTATTATGGGAGAAGAGGATTATTTGTTTATCCCGCCAGTTGAAAAGGTAGTGAAAGAAAATGGAAACTTTAGCCTAGAAGTGATTAAAGATTCTGGACATGTATGTAATATCGATCAGCCAGAACGTTTTAATGATTTGAGTAAGACATTTATTAATATCCATTCCGCTAATGCTTAA
- a CDS encoding hemolysin family protein: protein MDIQTISNLLLFALLIALTALFVGSEFSLVKVRTSRIDQLVSEGNSAAKIVQHMVHHLDYYLSACQLGITVTALGLGWIGESTFEALIHPVLHLFHIPTDLSKPITIFLSFFIVTFIHVVIGELAPKSLAIQYAERMTLAFARPLYFFGIIMKPLIFAMNGTARLILRIFGVQPADHEQAMSEEELKIIMTQSYQGGEINHTELAYMQNIFSFDERLAKDIMVPRTQMVSLTQPFNIDELLEVINEHQFTRYPITEDGDKDHIIGFINVKEFLTKYASGNPVRIKDHIHDLPLIHEVTRISDALIKMQRERVHIALVIDEYGGTAGIITMEDILEEIVGEIRDEFDDDEVNDIIKTGDDTYQINGRVLLDDITEKFGIEFEDSDDIDTIGGWIQSQNPDIEKDDYIDTKYDKWVVLESENHQIITVALHKDFNASRNNPDEEEEA, encoded by the coding sequence TTGGACATACAGACCATATCAAATTTATTATTATTCGCATTATTAATCGCACTCACTGCATTATTCGTAGGATCAGAATTTAGTTTAGTTAAGGTAAGAACTTCAAGAATTGATCAGCTTGTATCAGAAGGTAATTCTGCTGCAAAGATTGTACAACATATGGTGCATCATCTAGATTATTATTTATCAGCATGTCAGCTTGGTATTACAGTAACAGCTTTAGGGCTTGGTTGGATTGGTGAATCAACATTCGAAGCATTAATTCATCCTGTTCTACATTTATTCCATATCCCAACTGATTTGAGTAAGCCAATAACGATATTCTTAAGTTTCTTTATCGTTACATTTATTCACGTAGTTATCGGAGAACTTGCACCGAAGTCTCTAGCTATCCAATATGCCGAGAGGATGACTTTAGCATTTGCTAGACCCCTTTATTTCTTTGGTATTATTATGAAACCATTGATCTTTGCTATGAACGGTACGGCCCGTTTAATCTTACGTATCTTTGGTGTCCAGCCTGCAGATCATGAACAGGCGATGAGTGAAGAAGAGCTGAAGATTATTATGACCCAGAGTTATCAAGGTGGAGAAATCAACCATACAGAGCTTGCGTATATGCAGAACATCTTTAGTTTTGACGAGCGATTAGCAAAGGATATTATGGTACCGAGAACGCAGATGGTATCATTAACACAACCATTCAATATTGATGAGTTGTTAGAAGTGATTAACGAACATCAATTTACACGTTATCCAATTACTGAAGATGGCGACAAAGATCATATTATTGGATTTATTAATGTAAAAGAATTTCTAACGAAATATGCTTCGGGTAATCCTGTACGTATTAAGGATCATATTCATGATCTGCCGTTAATTCATGAAGTGACACGCATTAGTGATGCTTTAATTAAGATGCAGCGTGAACGTGTGCATATTGCACTTGTTATTGATGAATATGGCGGTACAGCAGGGATTATTACGATGGAAGATATATTGGAAGAGATCGTCGGAGAGATTCGTGACGAATTTGATGATGATGAAGTGAATGATATTATTAAGACTGGAGACGATACATATCAGATTAATGGTCGTGTATTATTAGATGATATTACTGAGAAGTTTGGTATAGAGTTTGAAGATTCAGACGATATTGATACGATAGGGGGATGGATTCAATCGCAAAATCCCGATATTGAGAAAGATGATTACATTGATACTAAGTATGACAAATGGGTTGTATTAGAATCTGAGAACCATCAGATTATCACTGTTGCGTTGCATAAAGACTTCAATGCTTCAAGAAATAATCCAGACGAAGAAGAGGAAGCGTAA
- a CDS encoding DUF3817 domain-containing protein, which yields MESSTLKSVFRFFGFLEGGSLLLLLGIAMPLKYSAGKPEVVTIIGSIHGFLFTVYVITLILITIRTKWPMKWPVIGLIVAFIPFGTFVYDHYYIRSKYY from the coding sequence ATGGAAAGTAGTACTTTGAAGAGTGTGTTTAGATTCTTTGGTTTCCTAGAAGGGGGCTCACTCTTGTTATTATTAGGTATTGCAATGCCCCTTAAATATTCAGCTGGAAAGCCTGAAGTTGTAACAATAATAGGTTCAATTCATGGGTTTTTATTCACAGTGTATGTAATTACATTAATATTAATAACGATTCGTACGAAATGGCCCATGAAGTGGCCGGTCATCGGTCTTATTGTAGCATTCATACCATTTGGCACATTTGTGTATGATCATTATTATATTCGTTCAAAATATTATTGA
- a CDS encoding pseudouridine synthase — translation MRINKYLSEAGICSRRGADKWIEAGRIKINGVKAELGSKVTEGDSVEVDNKVVTLNTDKGYVYIKLNKPRGITSTTERHIKGNIVDFVGHSERIFHIGRLDKDSEGLILLTNDGDIVNEILRKEGRHEKEYIVTVDKPITDDFVKQMSEGVAILDTVTLPAEVERLNAKTFKIILTQGLNRQIRRMTEALGYEVKQLRRIRVMNILVDDLKLGEWKDLTENEKDELFSTLKYVPKR, via the coding sequence ATGAGAATTAATAAGTATTTATCAGAAGCGGGCATTTGCTCACGTCGTGGAGCTGATAAGTGGATCGAAGCAGGACGCATAAAGATTAATGGCGTTAAAGCTGAACTTGGCAGTAAGGTGACAGAAGGTGATAGTGTTGAAGTCGATAACAAAGTTGTGACATTGAACACAGATAAAGGATACGTATATATTAAACTGAATAAACCTCGTGGTATTACATCGACAACTGAGCGCCATATTAAAGGGAATATCGTTGATTTTGTGGGGCATAGTGAACGTATATTTCATATCGGTAGATTAGATAAAGATTCAGAAGGCTTAATCTTGCTCACGAATGATGGTGATATCGTAAACGAAATATTACGTAAGGAAGGTCGACATGAAAAGGAATATATCGTAACTGTTGATAAACCCATAACTGATGATTTCGTGAAACAGATGTCAGAAGGTGTGGCAATATTGGATACTGTGACATTACCTGCAGAAGTTGAGAGATTAAATGCGAAGACATTCAAAATTATATTAACGCAAGGATTGAATCGACAAATCAGACGTATGACAGAAGCATTAGGATATGAAGTGAAGCAATTGCGTCGAATTCGCGTGATGAATATATTGGTGGATGACTTAAAACTTGGAGAATGGAAAGATTTAACTGAAAATGAAAAGGATGAACTTTTTTCGACGTTGAAGTATGTGCCAAAACGTTAA
- a CDS encoding TIGR00266 family protein: MNNHEIDYKIYGDDMQYVEIELDPNETVISEAGSMMMINPNIHMETIFGDGSTSGGNGFMDKLFAAGRRTLTGESLFMTTFTNRGTGKDHVYFAAPYPGKIIPIDLSQLGGEFICQKDAFLAAAKGVQIGIALQKRLGVGFFGGEGFIMQRLSGDGMAFIHAGGAIMKRDLQPGETLLVDTGCLVGMTKDVAYDIETVPGLKTKLFGGEGIFLARLRGPGSVYVQSLPFSRFASRIFAAAPVTGKQKGESGIGGLFDMFSD, encoded by the coding sequence ATGAACAATCACGAAATAGACTACAAAATTTATGGCGATGATATGCAATATGTTGAAATTGAGCTTGATCCAAATGAAACAGTGATATCTGAAGCGGGCAGTATGATGATGATCAACCCAAATATTCATATGGAAACAATCTTTGGTGATGGTTCAACAAGCGGTGGCAATGGATTTATGGATAAATTATTTGCAGCAGGCCGTCGTACATTAACAGGTGAAAGTTTGTTTATGACAACATTTACAAACCGTGGAACAGGTAAAGACCATGTCTATTTCGCAGCACCATATCCAGGTAAAATCATTCCGATTGATTTATCTCAATTGGGAGGAGAATTTATTTGTCAGAAAGATGCTTTTCTAGCAGCTGCTAAAGGCGTACAAATTGGAATTGCACTTCAGAAACGTTTAGGTGTTGGCTTCTTCGGTGGAGAAGGATTCATCATGCAACGTTTATCAGGTGATGGTATGGCGTTTATCCATGCAGGAGGTGCCATTATGAAACGTGATCTACAACCTGGAGAAACTTTGCTGGTAGATACAGGCTGTTTAGTAGGTATGACAAAAGATGTAGCGTACGATATCGAGACAGTACCGGGACTTAAAACAAAACTTTTTGGGGGCGAAGGTATATTTTTAGCGCGATTACGTGGCCCAGGAAGTGTTTATGTGCAATCACTGCCATTCTCAAGATTCGCAAGTCGAATCTTTGCTGCAGCTCCTGTTACTGGTAAACAAAAGGGAGAAAGCGGTATCGGTGGACTATTTGATATGTTCAGTGATTAA
- a CDS encoding aldo/keto reductase, protein MMNHIQLNNGVTMPQIGLGVYKISDEEMSEVVNAALDAGYRAFDTAHFYFNEVSLGKALNESNIPREELFITTKLWNDHQGYESTKKAFNDSLQKLDMDYVDLYLIHWPCPEDELFVESYKAMEELYHEGKIKALGVANFKEHHLNKLLQETTVVPAVNQIEYHPIFNQDTLQQYCKDKGIAVTAWSPLMRGGALFEDETLKRIAEKYNKTVAQVIIRWHIDSGRIVIPKSSNIERIKENIDVCHFELMEQDIEAINNLNRNERQFKDPDKIKIGDMK, encoded by the coding sequence ATTATGAACCATATTCAGTTAAACAATGGTGTAACTATGCCACAAATTGGACTCGGTGTGTACAAAATTTCGGATGAAGAAATGTCAGAGGTCGTTAATGCCGCACTAGATGCAGGGTACCGTGCGTTCGATACGGCGCACTTCTATTTTAATGAAGTCTCGCTCGGTAAAGCATTGAACGAAAGCAATATACCACGAGAAGAACTGTTTATTACGACGAAACTGTGGAATGATCATCAAGGTTATGAATCAACGAAGAAAGCATTCAATGATTCGCTTCAGAAATTAGATATGGATTATGTAGATCTTTATTTGATTCACTGGCCATGTCCGGAAGACGAATTATTCGTTGAAAGTTATAAAGCGATGGAAGAACTGTATCACGAAGGGAAGATTAAAGCGTTAGGGGTCGCTAATTTCAAAGAACATCATCTGAATAAGTTACTACAAGAAACAACTGTAGTACCTGCAGTAAACCAAATTGAGTATCATCCGATTTTTAATCAAGATACGCTGCAGCAGTACTGTAAAGATAAAGGCATTGCAGTTACTGCGTGGAGCCCATTAATGCGAGGCGGAGCACTGTTTGAAGACGAAACGTTGAAGCGTATCGCAGAAAAATATAACAAAACAGTAGCACAAGTCATTATTAGATGGCATATCGACAGTGGCCGAATCGTCATTCCTAAGTCATCAAACATAGAACGTATTAAAGAGAATATTGATGTTTGTCATTTTGAGTTAATGGAACAAGATATAGAAGCAATTAATAATTTAAATAGAAATGAACGTCAATTTAAAGATCCGGATAAGATTAAAATTGGGGATATGAAGTAA
- a CDS encoding YwiC-like family protein, with amino-acid sequence MKFKKPNQHGAWAMIIMPVLFGMFATKFNIFQLLFFAGWFMTFFFADHFLFYVKQRKKQIGYLKCALLFLFIAAICYIPIIIYEYKVMMFFLAMLPFGIINYFFAKARNERHIVNDFSAVMIFSIAGVLTYYIQSHQFEWPMIYVFGLSVAYFIGTVFYVKTMIREKKNIHYRNMSWVYHVSLVIVGYFIHPLLLIAFLPSLIRAVILYGKQLKPIKIGVLEIANAVYITIFIGLFFNIIT; translated from the coding sequence ATGAAATTTAAAAAACCAAATCAGCATGGCGCATGGGCAATGATTATTATGCCTGTATTGTTCGGAATGTTTGCAACAAAGTTTAATATATTTCAGCTGCTCTTTTTTGCAGGATGGTTTATGACATTTTTCTTTGCAGATCATTTTCTGTTTTATGTGAAGCAGAGAAAGAAGCAAATCGGATACTTAAAGTGCGCATTATTGTTTTTATTCATCGCTGCAATTTGTTATATACCGATAATCATTTATGAATATAAAGTTATGATGTTTTTCTTAGCAATGCTACCGTTTGGTATTATCAATTATTTCTTTGCAAAAGCACGTAACGAACGCCATATTGTTAATGATTTCTCAGCAGTTATGATTTTCTCGATTGCAGGCGTGCTGACATACTATATTCAATCTCATCAATTTGAATGGCCGATGATTTATGTATTCGGATTAAGTGTAGCGTACTTCATTGGAACAGTATTCTACGTGAAGACGATGATTCGTGAGAAGAAGAATATCCATTATCGTAATATGTCATGGGTATACCATGTTTCACTTGTTATCGTAGGCTACTTTATTCATCCACTGTTACTCATCGCATTTTTACCGAGTTTGATTCGTGCAGTAATATTATACGGAAAGCAGCTTAAACCGATTAAAATAGGGGTGCTGGAAATTGCGAATGCGGTGTATATTACAATATTTATCGGTTTATTTTTTAATATCATCACATAA
- a CDS encoding GlsB/YeaQ/YmgE family stress response membrane protein, whose amino-acid sequence MFGFILMLIMGGLIGWIAGMIMGTDIPGGKIGNIIAGLLGASVGGKLLGTWGPEMWGVYVLPALVGTILLIAIVSIVLQLMHKRR is encoded by the coding sequence ATGTTCGGATTTATTTTAATGTTAATTATGGGTGGTCTGATTGGTTGGATCGCTGGTATGATTATGGGTACTGATATTCCTGGTGGAAAAATCGGTAACATCATCGCTGGTCTTTTAGGTGCATCAGTTGGTGGCAAATTATTAGGTACATGGGGTCCTGAAATGTGGGGCGTGTACGTTTTACCAGCATTAGTAGGTACAATTCTATTAATTGCAATCGTATCAATCGTATTACAATTAATGCACAAACGTCGTTAA
- the queE gene encoding 7-carboxy-7-deazaguanine synthase QueE, whose translation MMKIPVLEIFGPTIQGEGAVIGRKTMFVRTAGCDFSCAWCDSKFTWDGTMKDEIEMLLPETIYERLQSIAPNQFNHVTISGGNPALIKNLAGFVSLLHDKGIEVALETQGTKFQSWMTEIDQLTISPKPPSSTMTHDLDQLDAVIRELDSDKVTLKVVIFNDEDYHFSKMIHKRYPHIKMYLQVGNPYLDDTVEDHTSRLLSHYETLIDKVMPDSEMNDVYITPQLHTLLWSNKKGV comes from the coding sequence ATAATGAAGATACCTGTACTAGAAATATTCGGTCCAACGATTCAAGGTGAAGGTGCAGTTATCGGGCGCAAGACGATGTTTGTCAGAACAGCAGGCTGTGACTTCAGCTGCGCTTGGTGTGACTCGAAGTTTACATGGGATGGTACGATGAAAGATGAAATTGAAATGTTATTACCCGAAACAATCTATGAACGTCTTCAGTCTATTGCACCTAATCAGTTTAATCATGTCACGATATCGGGTGGTAATCCTGCGCTGATAAAAAATTTAGCTGGATTTGTATCGTTATTACACGATAAAGGTATTGAAGTGGCGCTCGAAACACAAGGTACGAAATTCCAGAGCTGGATGACTGAAATCGATCAGTTGACGATTAGCCCGAAACCGCCAAGTTCAACGATGACACACGATTTAGACCAGCTGGACGCTGTGATTCGTGAGCTGGATTCAGATAAAGTAACATTAAAAGTGGTTATCTTTAATGATGAAGATTATCATTTCAGCAAAATGATCCATAAACGCTACCCACATATTAAAATGTATTTACAGGTTGGTAATCCCTATCTTGATGATACTGTAGAAGACCATACTTCAAGACTACTTTCACATTATGAAACATTAATCGATAAAGTAATGCCGGACAGTGAAATGAATGATGTGTATATAACGCCACAACTGCACACATTGCTCTGGAGTAACAAAAAAGGTGTATAA
- the queD gene encoding 6-carboxytetrahydropterin synthase QueD produces the protein MMQQLYPQVNHNYAFELNKDINFSAAHFIPNEKAGVCSRVHGHTYFANVTIGGNELDEMGFLVNFRDIKSIINDTFDHRLMNDLEAFQGTPPSTESVAKLIFEKIEAHLDTLSHGPKVLQVYLRETPTSYVLYRGKR, from the coding sequence ATGATGCAGCAACTATATCCTCAAGTGAATCATAATTATGCATTTGAACTGAACAAAGATATTAACTTCTCTGCCGCACACTTTATTCCGAATGAGAAGGCAGGTGTATGCAGCCGTGTTCACGGACACACATACTTTGCGAATGTAACAATTGGTGGTAATGAACTAGATGAAATGGGCTTTCTCGTTAATTTCAGAGATATAAAATCTATTATCAATGATACGTTTGACCATCGTTTAATGAATGATTTAGAAGCATTTCAAGGCACACCACCATCAACAGAAAGCGTTGCGAAGCTCATATTCGAAAAAATTGAAGCACATTTAGATACACTTTCACATGGACCAAAAGTGCTGCAAGTCTATTTACGTGAAACACCAACAAGCTACGTATTATATAGAGGTAAACGATAA
- the queC gene encoding 7-cyano-7-deazaguanine synthase QueC: MKQLNSNKALVVFSGGQDSTTCMFYAMHHYDEVELVTFNYGQRHALEIDIAKQIAEEQNLKHHVLDMSLLSQLSPNALTHHDLTIEEDDIPNTFVPARNLLFMSFAAALAYQINAKHIITGVCETDFSGYPDCRDNFIKSLNVTINLSMDLNFEIHTPLMWLDKKETWALADTLGQLDYVRNKTLTCYNGIPADGCGECPSCKLRNKGLDQYLQEKENGDL, encoded by the coding sequence ATGAAACAACTGAATTCTAACAAAGCACTGGTCGTCTTTAGTGGCGGTCAGGACAGCACAACGTGCATGTTCTACGCGATGCATCATTATGACGAGGTAGAACTTGTAACCTTTAACTACGGACAACGTCATGCTCTTGAAATCGATATCGCAAAACAAATTGCAGAAGAACAGAATTTAAAACATCATGTCCTTGATATGTCTTTACTGTCACAGTTATCACCGAATGCATTGACGCACCACGACTTAACAATCGAAGAGGATGATATCCCAAATACCTTCGTTCCTGCGCGTAACTTGCTGTTTATGAGCTTTGCAGCGGCACTTGCGTATCAGATTAATGCGAAGCATATCATTACCGGCGTATGCGAAACTGACTTCTCAGGGTACCCTGACTGCCGTGATAACTTTATTAAGTCGTTGAATGTCACGATTAACTTATCGATGGATCTAAACTTTGAAATTCATACACCATTAATGTGGCTTGATAAGAAAGAAACTTGGGCGCTTGCAGATACGTTAGGACAACTGGACTATGTTCGTAACAAAACATTAACATGCTATAACGGAATCCCTGCAGACGGCTGCGGGGAGTGCCCAAGCTGTAAACTGAGAAATAAAGGTCTTGACCAATACTTGCAAGAAAAAGAAAATGGTGATTTATAA
- a CDS encoding aminodeoxychorismate/anthranilate synthase component II produces the protein MILMIDHDDSFTYNIVHYLEAMDETVHVVRSKVVTIEHIDRLSPEFIILSPGPGHPAEAIIAHKVIDTFGDRIPILGICLGFQVIVQHFNHEIKKLSPVHGHIGHVEHDGTDLYQGVEAPAQVARYHSLGTMDKIQRPLIVTGITDNIVMSVAHESWPIYGIQFHPESVLTTSGYMMLNNFLSLGREFHARGH, from the coding sequence ATGATTTTAATGATAGATCACGATGATTCGTTTACATATAATATCGTTCATTATTTAGAGGCAATGGATGAAACTGTTCACGTCGTACGTTCTAAAGTTGTGACCATTGAACATATAGATCGATTATCGCCGGAATTTATTATTCTATCACCAGGTCCGGGACATCCGGCAGAAGCAATTATCGCACATAAAGTTATCGATACATTCGGAGACCGTATTCCGATTCTTGGCATATGTCTTGGTTTTCAGGTGATCGTGCAGCACTTTAATCATGAAATTAAGAAGCTGTCACCAGTACACGGGCATATCGGCCATGTAGAACATGACGGTACAGACTTATATCAAGGTGTAGAAGCGCCGGCACAAGTTGCAAGGTATCACTCTTTAGGAACGATGGACAAGATTCAAAGGCCATTAATCGTTACCGGTATAACGGATAATATTGTGATGAGTGTAGCACATGAATCATGGCCGATTTACGGTATTCAGTTTCATCCAGAATCTGTACTCACAACTTCCGGCTATATGATGCTCAACAATTTCTTATCGTTAGGACGTGAATTTCATGCGCGCGGTCATTAA